The following proteins are encoded in a genomic region of Zea mays cultivar B73 chromosome 9, Zm-B73-REFERENCE-NAM-5.0, whole genome shotgun sequence:
- the LOC100285794 gene encoding pherophorin like protein — translation MMREGDACVTLLRSKLHGLVERNRALEEENKQLRHQVSRLKGQISSLEGQDTDKRMLWKKLLESSATSISYSKEKQFVQSNDDAKETTDLSSSLCHRRQQQFSRVALVRSRAPRVPNPPPNPTCTQPKTTVRKEGCMAPPPPPPPPLPSKLQRSAKAIQRVPEVVELYRSLVRPEGKNDAKSGSVGIPAATSSREMIGEIENRSAYVLAIKSDVENQGNFVNFLASEVQNAAYREIADVEEFVKWLDGELSYLVDERAVLKHFPNWPEKKADAMREAAFNYRDLKNLESEASSFHDDRRVATPMALKRMQALQDKIEQGIHNTERVRDSAGGRYKDLKIPWEWMLDSGVISQLKMASLKLAKEYMNRIASTLKSDPFANDEELLLQGVRFAFRVHQLAGGFDEGCRKAFQELKTYASKSE, via the exons ATGATGAGGGAGGGCGATGCATGTGTTACGCTTCTAAGAAGCAAGCTCCATGGCCTGGTCGAGAGGAACCGTGCTCTGGAAGAGGAGAACAAGCAACTGAGACACCAAGTGAGCCGACTAAAAGGTCAGATCTCTTCTCTCGAAGGCCAGGACACTGACAAGAGGATGCTATGGAAGAAGCTGCTGGAGAGTTCTGCGACCAGCATCAGCTACTCCAAGGAGAAGCAGTTTGTCCAAAGCAACGATGACGCGAAGGAAACCACGGATCTCAGCAGCTCACTGTGTCACAGAAGGCAGCAGCAGTTCTCCAGGGTAGCACTCGTGAGATCAAGGGCGCCAAGGGTTCCGAATCCACCGCCCAATCCGACATGCACCCAGCCAAAGACAACCGTCCGAAAGGAAGGATGCAtggcccctcctcctcctccaccaccTCCGCTACCTTCCAAGTTGCAGAGGAGCGCAAAGGCGATACAAAGGGTGCCCGAGGTAGTCGAGCTGTACCGGTCGTTGGTGCGGCCTGAAGGCAAAAACGATGCGAAGTCTGGATCCGTAGGAATTCCAGCAGCGACGAGCAGCAGAGAGATGATTGGGGAAATTGAGAACAGATCAGCTTATGTTTTAGCT ATCAAATCAGACGTAGAAAATCAAGGCAACTTTGTGAACTTCCTCGCAAGCGAAGTTCAAAATGCAGCGTACAGAGAGATAGCTGACGTTGAAGAGTTTGTCAAGTGGCTTGACGGGGAACTGTCATACCTTGTGGACGAGAGAGCGGTGCTCAAGCACTTCCCCAACTGGCCCGAGAAGAAAGCAGACGCCATGAGAGAAGCAGCGTTCAACTACCGAGATCTGAAGAACCTGGAGTCAGAAGCGTCATCCTTCCACGACGACAGGAGGGTGGCTACGCCGATGGCTCTCAAGCGCATGCAAGCCTTGCAGGACAA AATTGAACAAGGTATCCATAACACTGAACGAGTAAGGGACAGTGCAGGCGGAAGGTACAAGGATCTTAAGATACCATGGGAATGGATGCTCGACTCTGGAGTCATAAGCCAA CTGAAGATGGCTTCCTTGAAGCTTGCAAAGGAGTACATGAACCGCATCGCGAGCACTCTGAAGTCAGATCCATTTGCGAACGACGAGGAGCTACTTCTGCAAGGCGTCCGCTTTGCCTTCCGCGTACACCAG CTTGCTGGTGGCTTTGACGAAGGATGCAGAAAGGCGTTTCAAGAGCTAAAAACTTACGCAAGCAAGTCTGAGTGA